TAGCCTTCGCGTCGCCGAAAAGATGGCTGTTATCCTTTTGCTTCAAACCACACCTTCCCTGTTACCCCTGCGCGGATTATACCCGCATCATCGGTTTAAGATGTTCAACCGCCCGGAAAAGTTCAACTTCTTTTTTTCGTTCCGGGTTTTCATGTGCAAAGCGATGGACTCAAGTCGCTTTGGCATCAGTCCAGCGTTTTGTACATCGCCAAATATTTTAGCACTTTCTTTGTAAACGTTTCGTTTTCCGAGTTGGGAATCAACTCGACGTACAGCCAAGCGGGGGCTTCCGGAAATCGCGCCGCCCACGAGTTCACATTGCCCGGCCCGGCGTTGTACGCGCTTATGACCAGCTCGATCGACCTTCCCGCCAACCTTTCCTTCAGCAGGTGCGCTATATAAGCCGCCCCGAGTTCGATGTTCGCTTCCGGATTCGTTTTCCAATCACCCAAATTACGGGCGCGTCCTCCCCCAATCAACCAGGAAGCAGTGTCGGGCATAATCTGCATCAACCCGGCCGCGCCGGCGGAACTCACCGCATCCGACCGGAATCCGGATTCTTTTTTCATGATCGCGCGGATTACATCCGGCTCGACGCCATGCCGCGCCGCGGCCGCGGTCACCTCGGTTTCGAAGACGCGCGGGAACGCGATGCGCTTGACCAGCCCAAGCAGCTCCGGGTCGGTCATTACTCCCCGCGACAGCATTTCCTCCGCGTGCCAAGCGGCGCCGGGCAGATTGCCGTAAACTTCTTGCGCGATAACGCTTTCCGTCAGCGAGAGGTCGGGAACGAGCCATTCCGCGCTTATCGCGCTCTCTTCGCCCGCGTCAATCAAGCCCAGCCCGAACAGCACTTCGTCCACGCGCTCCGGCTCGGAAATCGCGTCGAAAGGGATACTTTCGAACTCCGGCTCGCCCGGCCCGGCCGCAAGCTCGTAATACGAGTACGTCCTGCAGGCGAGTCCCGCCCTTCCCCTGTCGGCAAGGCCGCCGTCCCCTTCCTTCTGCCCGATTCTATACATCCAGTACGAAGCGACGGTTTCGGCGGCGGCACCCTTTCCGGAAAGCGCGTCGATAACCGCCATCGCCTGCGGAATTTTGCCCTGGTAGTACAGGATCGGCAATGCCTCTTCAGCCGCGGCGGCGAACCTGTCGCTTTCCGGAAAGTGCCTGATGATAAACATCAAATCCTCAAGCGCGCCCGGCAGATTGTAAGGCGACTTTGTTTTGTTCGCCTTGGAAAGCAGGTATTTCTCCCACGCGGCGTCCGCGCTAACCGGGGCAAGCAGCCTTGCCGAGTCGCCGAAGTACTTTTCGGCTTTCGCAAAATCCCTCCTGTCGCGGTAAAACTGGCCGAAGTGGAAAAGCGCCCGGGCCGCGGTCTCGTCGCCCGCTCCGCCGAGATTCATCGAGGTGAAAAGCGCCTTCGCCCCGGCTTCTTCGCCGTTTTTGAGGCGCAAATAAAGCAGCGAAAGCGAAAACTCGTCCCGCGCCTCGCCTGACACTCCCGTATGCAACAAAGCCTCGAGCGCGGCGGCAAAGCTGTCGCCCTGGTTCCATCCGGCCGCGATCGCGGCCGCGCGGCCTATCGCGCCGCGCGCGATTTCAAGCCCGGCCGCTGCCGCGGAATCCGCGGCCGCCGTTTCAAGCA
This is a stretch of genomic DNA from bacterium. It encodes these proteins:
- a CDS encoding transglycosylase SLT domain-containing protein, which encodes MDMKKLLTAIVLILAAAGLLGYAFIWFYTTYMLSPEEAFERYGRTAPLKAKLAAKLSANPDDADALARYMDLLVLEGNLGRAELISRLTGVECRRLDEARELLVEAAEDAEDGKIENRKRDARWMAYVDWPLYGCLRFAQGMRYADSGDWMSARNEFEAIKNKKSGIKISPLLADYVEYMHARSLQEAGDHKGALRLLEPLIDANKANGLRPKVYAALISSSLALDDAAEAERISKRLEYVNGYTWEKARAQRAWGDYFAAKGDAQKAIDKYLAAVAEDAGSGAEASRAIPGIVSVLETAAADSAAAAGLEIARGAIGRAAAIAAGWNQGDSFAAALEALLHTGVSGEARDEFSLSLLYLRLKNGEEAGAKALFTSMNLGGAGDETAARALFHFGQFYRDRRDFAKAEKYFGDSARLLAPVSADAAWEKYLLSKANKTKSPYNLPGALEDLMFIIRHFPESDRFAAAAEEALPILYYQGKIPQAMAVIDALSGKGAAAETVASYWMYRIGQKEGDGGLADRGRAGLACRTYSYYELAAGPGEPEFESIPFDAISEPERVDEVLFGLGLIDAGEESAISAEWLVPDLSLTESVIAQEVYGNLPGAAWHAEEMLSRGVMTDPELLGLVKRIAFPRVFETEVTAAAARHGVEPDVIRAIMKKESGFRSDAVSSAGAAGLMQIMPDTASWLIGGGRARNLGDWKTNPEANIELGAAYIAHLLKERLAGRSIELVISAYNAGPGNVNSWAARFPEAPAWLYVELIPNSENETFTKKVLKYLAMYKTLD